A DNA window from Ketobacter sp. MCCC 1A13808 contains the following coding sequences:
- a CDS encoding mannose-1-phosphate guanylyltransferase/mannose-6-phosphate isomerase, with the protein MIPVVLSGGSGSRLWPLSRSSHPKQFLPLCSDQSMVQETLTRLSRSVASQSPIFVTAEDQRFLLAEQIRSLGVSDSRIILEPARRNTAPAIALACLCALEQDPEAVVLVLPSDHHIKDQPAFHEALALANAAALEGKLVTFGIVPSKPETGYGYIKVGNQKSGPSRPIAAFVEKPDFETAKQYVADDHYYWNSGMFAFRADLYLSELAKFNPDMIAACRAAWQNKSLDLDFVRIGTDDFLKSPEDSIDYAVMEKTDKGVVIPLDAGWSDVGSWQSLWEVKEGDEFGNVFEGDVLALDTENSMAISQSRLVSLLGVKNIAVIETRDAVLVADIDQVQRVKNIVKTIEESGRTEHEFHREVHRPWGKFDSVDAGGRYQVKRITVKPGARLSTQLHHHRAEHWVVVQGTAKVRRGDETVMISENESVYIPLGEVHSLENPGKIMLEIIEIQTGAYLGEDDIIRLDDTYGRGNND; encoded by the coding sequence ATGATTCCAGTAGTACTCTCAGGTGGAAGTGGTTCAAGATTGTGGCCTCTTTCCCGATCTTCTCATCCCAAACAGTTTCTGCCGCTTTGTTCTGATCAGTCAATGGTTCAGGAAACCCTGACTAGGCTTTCGCGATCGGTTGCCAGCCAAAGCCCGATTTTTGTGACGGCAGAAGATCAGCGCTTTTTGTTGGCTGAACAGATTCGTAGTCTTGGTGTTAGTGATTCCAGAATTATACTTGAACCCGCTCGACGCAATACCGCTCCGGCCATTGCGCTGGCTTGCTTATGCGCCTTGGAGCAAGATCCTGAAGCCGTGGTGTTAGTCCTTCCTTCTGATCATCACATTAAAGACCAGCCTGCCTTTCATGAGGCGCTGGCGTTAGCTAATGCCGCCGCACTGGAAGGCAAGCTGGTTACGTTCGGGATCGTACCGAGCAAGCCTGAAACCGGGTACGGTTACATCAAAGTGGGTAACCAGAAATCAGGGCCCTCTCGCCCGATAGCCGCTTTTGTTGAAAAACCGGACTTTGAAACCGCTAAACAATACGTGGCTGATGACCACTATTACTGGAATAGCGGGATGTTTGCTTTTCGTGCCGACTTATACCTGAGTGAATTGGCCAAGTTTAATCCTGATATGATAGCGGCCTGCAGAGCCGCGTGGCAGAACAAGTCCCTGGATCTGGATTTTGTGCGTATCGGTACCGATGACTTTTTGAAAAGCCCGGAAGATTCGATTGATTACGCCGTCATGGAAAAAACCGATAAAGGTGTCGTCATTCCGCTGGATGCCGGCTGGTCGGATGTGGGGTCTTGGCAGTCCTTGTGGGAAGTGAAGGAGGGCGATGAGTTTGGGAATGTGTTTGAGGGGGATGTACTGGCATTGGACACAGAGAACTCAATGGCTATTTCCCAGAGTCGGTTGGTGTCCTTATTGGGCGTAAAGAACATAGCCGTTATCGAAACCCGTGATGCAGTATTGGTCGCGGATATTGATCAGGTCCAGCGGGTCAAGAATATCGTTAAAACCATCGAAGAATCCGGGCGCACCGAACATGAATTTCACCGTGAAGTGCACCGGCCTTGGGGTAAGTTCGATTCCGTGGATGCCGGTGGCCGTTACCAGGTGAAGCGAATCACCGTTAAGCCGGGCGCGCGGTTATCCACCCAGTTACATCATCACCGTGCCGAACATTGGGTCGTCGTGCAGGGGACTGCGAAAGTTAGGCGTGGTGACGAAACAGTCATGATCAGTGAAAATGAGTCCGTTTATATCCCGCTTGGTGAGGTGCACTCGCTGGAGAATCCGGGCAAAATTATGCTGGAAATCATTGAAATTCAGACCGGCGCGTATTTGGGCGAAGATGATATTATTCGCCTGGATGATACTTACGGCCGGGGTAATAACGATTAG
- a CDS encoding sulfotransferase domain-containing protein → MKIIANSLPKSGTHLLVNILELLDFKDSKIHFSASMVRRNSRFFVKNILISRRLDDAGIRLDIDNPSLKINKDWFNRLLDSVNYNSFSEGHLPWSAELVSALHKKGFKIIHITRDPRDVALSHMNHVGKFKNYPLNKKFRTLNQTQKLCQILYGVKNGETYIISPLKNRIEESLGWINQENICSVKFEDIIGEQGGGSIENQRASLRKITDYLAIDISNRKLNEIAANIYSPNAETFHKGKIGLWQSVFTDAEKELLLESVGSFLERGAEFDR, encoded by the coding sequence ATGAAAATCATTGCGAACTCTCTACCGAAATCTGGGACCCATTTGCTCGTAAATATTTTAGAGCTGCTTGATTTTAAGGATAGCAAAATACATTTTAGCGCCAGCATGGTCCGTAGAAATTCTAGATTTTTCGTTAAAAATATTCTTATATCTAGACGATTAGATGATGCTGGAATTCGCTTGGATATAGATAACCCAAGTTTGAAAATAAATAAAGACTGGTTTAATCGTTTGTTAGATAGCGTGAATTATAATAGTTTTTCGGAAGGGCATTTACCTTGGTCAGCAGAGCTGGTAAGTGCGCTGCATAAAAAAGGGTTTAAAATTATACATATAACAAGAGACCCTAGGGATGTCGCTCTTTCGCATATGAATCATGTGGGAAAATTCAAAAACTATCCCTTAAATAAGAAATTTAGGACTTTGAATCAGACGCAAAAATTATGTCAAATCCTATACGGGGTGAAAAATGGGGAAACTTACATAATTTCACCGTTAAAAAACAGAATTGAAGAATCGCTAGGATGGATTAATCAGGAGAATATTTGTAGTGTTAAGTTTGAAGATATTATTGGCGAGCAAGGTGGCGGATCAATTGAAAACCAGAGGGCCTCGCTTCGAAAGATAACTGATTACCTTGCTATTGATATTTCAAATAGAAAGTTGAATGAAATCGCAGCTAATATTTATTCGCCAAATGCTGAAACATTTCATAAAGGAAAAATAGGCTTGTGGCAGTCCGTGTTTACTGATGCGGAAAAAGAGTTGTTGTTAGAATCTGTTGGCTCTTTTCTAGAGAGGGGGGCAGAATTTGATCGATGA
- a CDS encoding MATE family efflux transporter has protein sequence MLQTIYTKSVISFCLKLMSAAILYIVTVIVTRKLGKSESGIYFIGYSLTIISCEISRLGLDNVLLKRVGIHSGNQLWGGANSLLKTTMRMVVFPSCIVGGLIWLFSFEIAANIFSEPELSSTLSYFSLSIPFLAALTLLCIAFQGASHTFSSIILSSIMPPGILGIALLVLPIKTSEQTTIVYSFSIIFTFVVSYLGWIKAVPRGLESKSISVKTLLNESFPLLWVAVMSQGLSIGTIIILGIIEGADEVSQFVTAQRVSLIISFTLVAVNVAYAPRYAQLYSESNLSGIKSLSYSSTKFMLLLSIPIFLVLSVFPKYVMSVFGPEFAHSSHVLVILCFAQMVNVMTGSVGILLAMTNHQIVLRNAVSVTGIFSLLLVCILSYAFGLTGAAIASSLGLAAQNLFLVIIVKRNLGINTITFWK, from the coding sequence GTGTTGCAAACGATTTATACTAAGTCCGTTATATCATTTTGTTTAAAATTGATGTCGGCTGCAATTCTATATATTGTCACAGTGATTGTTACCAGAAAGCTAGGAAAAAGCGAAAGTGGTATTTACTTCATCGGATATTCTTTAACAATTATTTCATGTGAGATAAGCCGGCTTGGATTGGATAATGTGCTACTTAAGCGTGTAGGTATTCATTCAGGAAATCAGTTGTGGGGAGGAGCTAATAGTTTATTAAAGACCACGATGAGGATGGTTGTTTTTCCGTCGTGTATAGTTGGTGGGTTAATTTGGCTGTTTTCATTTGAAATAGCTGCAAATATATTTTCTGAGCCCGAGTTGTCTAGTACTTTAAGCTATTTCAGTCTTAGCATTCCTTTCTTAGCCGCATTAACTCTGCTTTGTATTGCTTTTCAAGGAGCGAGCCATACGTTTTCTTCAATAATACTTTCGTCAATCATGCCTCCAGGAATTTTGGGTATAGCGCTTTTAGTACTTCCCATTAAAACTTCTGAGCAAACTACTATTGTTTACTCTTTCTCCATTATATTCACATTTGTCGTGTCGTACTTAGGCTGGATAAAAGCTGTCCCCCGCGGGCTAGAGTCGAAAAGCATCTCTGTTAAAACACTATTGAATGAATCTTTCCCCCTTCTTTGGGTTGCAGTTATGTCCCAGGGGTTAAGTATTGGCACAATAATTATTTTGGGAATTATAGAAGGAGCCGATGAGGTTTCTCAGTTTGTTACTGCACAAAGAGTTTCTCTAATTATCAGTTTCACTTTAGTCGCAGTTAATGTTGCCTACGCTCCTAGATACGCTCAGTTGTACTCTGAGAGCAATTTGAGTGGTATCAAATCGCTTTCGTATAGTAGTACTAAATTTATGCTCTTGTTATCGATCCCTATTTTTCTGGTCCTCTCGGTCTTCCCGAAATATGTTATGAGTGTTTTTGGGCCAGAGTTTGCTCATTCTAGTCATGTCTTAGTTATATTATGCTTTGCTCAAATGGTTAACGTTATGACCGGGTCTGTAGGAATTCTGCTGGCAATGACTAATCATCAGATCGTGTTAAGGAATGCAGTAAGTGTGACTGGAATATTTTCGTTGCTATTAGTTTGTATCTTAAGTTATGCGTTCGGTCTGACAGGCGCAGCGATAGCCTCCAGCCTAGGATTAGCGGCGCAAAATTTATTTTTGGTAATTATAGTCAAAAGAAATCTAGGAATTAATACTATAACCTTTTGGAAATAA
- a CDS encoding glycosyltransferase, translated as MKNLGDGKQKLIKFSVLISVYHGDNPEHFDVAMNSVTFDQTLLPNEIVLVVDGPVSTETNAIITKWERNSFVDCTVVRSPINVGLSSALNLGLSECRYEYVARMDSDDISLPHRFELQVEYLSLNPNVALLGAWYKQFDKNMINCITDRKVPITPRAISSYAQSRTPFNHVTAIFKKSNILSVGGYPKIAGYMEDWWIALSLLKKGMRIENIPTYLVHVRGDDDFMERRGGIKYARMEIHNLVQMYRNDLITLGRLVLNIIVRLIVRLMPRTIRTLTYTVIRSFVKVDVN; from the coding sequence ATGAAAAATCTTGGTGATGGGAAGCAAAAGTTGATCAAATTTTCAGTGCTTATATCCGTCTATCATGGCGATAATCCAGAACATTTTGATGTGGCGATGAATAGCGTTACCTTCGACCAGACACTGCTTCCCAATGAGATCGTTTTGGTCGTAGATGGCCCTGTATCGACGGAAACTAACGCTATAATTACGAAGTGGGAGAGGAATTCCTTCGTTGATTGTACTGTTGTACGCTCTCCGATCAATGTTGGTCTGTCCAGTGCGTTAAACCTAGGCTTATCTGAGTGTCGGTACGAGTATGTTGCCCGAATGGATAGTGATGACATTTCTTTGCCACATAGATTTGAACTTCAGGTTGAATACCTGTCATTAAATCCTAATGTTGCTTTGCTTGGTGCTTGGTATAAGCAATTTGACAAAAATATGATCAATTGTATCACCGACCGTAAAGTTCCAATCACTCCTAGAGCGATATCTAGTTACGCGCAGTCTCGAACCCCTTTTAACCATGTGACCGCCATATTTAAAAAATCAAACATTCTTTCTGTTGGTGGATATCCGAAAATTGCTGGTTATATGGAAGATTGGTGGATCGCATTATCGCTTTTGAAAAAGGGTATGAGAATTGAAAATATTCCCACCTATTTGGTTCACGTTAGGGGTGATGATGATTTTATGGAAAGGCGTGGTGGAATTAAATACGCCAGGATGGAGATTCATAATTTAGTACAGATGTACCGTAATGATCTGATAACATTGGGTAGATTGGTTTTAAATATTATAGTCCGCTTGATTGTACGTTTAATGCCTAGGACAATACGGACATTGACTTACACGGTAATTAGATCCTTTGTTAAGGTTGATGTTAATTGA
- the cysC gene encoding adenylyl-sulfate kinase, whose protein sequence is MTENVYFQDGQIGRADREKLNGHKSAALWFTGLSGAGKTTVAHNLEKRLAGMGCKIYVLDGDNVRHGLCKDLGFSDIDRVENIRRVGEVAKLFVDAGTVVLCSFISPFRSDREKVRELFEEGDFLEVYCTASLDVCEDRDVKGLYKRARSGEIPNFTGIDSPYEAPENPEIKLDTTQELDACVDEMVALLKGRGIIE, encoded by the coding sequence ATGACTGAGAACGTGTATTTCCAGGATGGCCAGATCGGCCGAGCTGACCGCGAGAAACTGAATGGCCACAAAAGTGCCGCCCTGTGGTTCACCGGATTATCCGGTGCAGGTAAAACCACTGTTGCCCACAACCTGGAAAAACGCCTGGCAGGCATGGGCTGCAAAATCTATGTATTGGACGGCGACAACGTCCGTCACGGCCTATGTAAAGACTTAGGCTTTAGCGATATCGACCGGGTTGAAAACATCCGCCGCGTAGGCGAAGTTGCCAAACTGTTTGTGGATGCAGGCACCGTTGTACTTTGTTCCTTTATCTCCCCTTTCCGCAGTGACCGTGAAAAAGTTCGCGAATTGTTTGAGGAAGGTGATTTTCTGGAAGTGTATTGCACCGCGTCACTGGATGTATGTGAAGACCGCGATGTGAAGGGACTGTATAAGCGGGCTCGTTCAGGTGAGATTCCGAATTTTACCGGGATTGATTCACCTTATGAGGCTCCGGAGAACCCTGAGATCAAGCTGGATACTACGCAAGAATTGGATGCTTGCGTTGATGAGATGGTGGCGCTTTTGAAGGGGCGCGGGATTATTGAGTAA
- a CDS encoding O-antigen ligase family protein yields the protein MLVLRKTRYFRLLFVTCLVLSLIYQSRAGMLFLFFSLALKPNLKLNFNSIAYFLLFIFAFSILSFVLVKYGGGDTVLDRFVDIDYEVSNYEKGLGRLVLIDASIELLKLDLFGYGVGLGMEYAQRIYGDIQDANFHNIYLQISIESGIQALLVFLVIVSRIFTRCRSSNFNNGYANAALCYAITGLFQFNSYDPVGWLLIGLSLGNHRNMIRSFRPGISGNSKLSDNSVYS from the coding sequence ATGCTTGTGTTGAGAAAAACAAGGTATTTCAGACTATTATTTGTCACCTGTCTTGTTCTATCGTTGATATATCAAAGCAGGGCGGGAATGCTTTTCCTTTTCTTTTCGCTAGCTTTAAAGCCTAATCTAAAACTGAATTTTAACTCTATTGCATATTTTCTATTGTTTATCTTCGCTTTCAGCATTCTTAGCTTTGTGCTAGTTAAATATGGAGGCGGCGATACAGTATTAGACAGGTTTGTCGATATAGATTATGAAGTTTCCAATTATGAAAAAGGCTTAGGCAGGCTTGTTCTTATTGACGCTTCTATTGAATTGTTAAAGTTGGATTTGTTTGGCTATGGAGTCGGGCTGGGTATGGAATATGCGCAGAGAATTTACGGTGACATACAGGATGCGAATTTCCATAATATTTACCTGCAGATAAGTATTGAGTCTGGTATTCAGGCGCTATTAGTCTTTCTTGTTATTGTTTCTAGAATATTTACACGTTGTCGAAGTTCCAATTTTAACAACGGATATGCAAATGCGGCTCTTTGTTATGCGATTACTGGATTGTTCCAGTTCAACAGTTATGATCCGGTCGGCTGGCTCTTGATAGGCCTTAGCCTGGGTAATCATAGAAATATGATTAGAAGTTTCCGTCCAGGGATTTCCGGTAATTCGAAGTTATCAGATAACTCGGTGTATTCTTGA
- a CDS encoding undecaprenyl-phosphate glucose phosphotransferase — protein MRRGFLREHYWLIVLLQRIIDISVIVLSAQIAFDLTFGYILGPASHVPDYSSLLLSSVVLAIVVFTRFDVYRPWRGAPKGREIRVLMSAWVTVFVVLACFGFATKIGDQYSRIWVGLWLILGAVLLVVCRIVQRYIIDSLRSNGFNQRHIAIVGDGKLGEDVYRRVSDLNELGFQVRGYFQPGRPGPARFISDDIEAGSLKDFFDFIRNEQVDQVWIAMPFNRINQIRKVLSGLQHSTVDIRLVSDMFGFQFMNQTINNIAGLPVVDLSVSPMSGFNWFLKAFEDRLLALLILLTVSPLMLLLAIGVKMTSTGPIIYRQERLSWNGKPFKMYKFRSMPVDVEGCSGAVWAKMGECRATAFGTFLRKTSLDELPQFWNVLMGDMSIVGPRPERPVFVEKFKREIPGYMQKHLVKAGITGWAQVNGWRGDTDLNKRIEYDLFYINNWSLFLDLKIIWLTLFKGFMNKNAY, from the coding sequence ATGAGAAGGGGCTTTTTAAGAGAGCACTACTGGTTGATTGTGTTGCTTCAACGCATTATCGACATATCCGTTATCGTGCTCTCCGCGCAAATAGCTTTCGATCTAACATTTGGCTACATTCTTGGTCCGGCGAGCCATGTTCCTGATTATTCTTCACTTCTACTCTCAAGCGTGGTTCTCGCTATTGTTGTGTTTACACGTTTCGATGTATATCGTCCATGGAGAGGCGCGCCGAAAGGTAGAGAGATTAGGGTGCTGATGTCTGCCTGGGTAACGGTATTCGTAGTTCTTGCCTGCTTCGGATTCGCTACTAAAATTGGGGACCAGTATTCAAGGATTTGGGTTGGGTTGTGGCTAATACTGGGTGCAGTCTTGCTGGTTGTTTGTCGAATAGTTCAGCGATATATTATCGACTCTTTAAGATCCAACGGTTTTAACCAAAGACATATCGCGATAGTAGGAGATGGAAAGCTCGGTGAGGATGTCTATCGTCGAGTTTCAGATTTGAATGAATTGGGTTTCCAGGTTCGAGGATATTTTCAACCCGGTAGGCCAGGACCGGCCAGATTTATATCCGATGATATTGAAGCTGGTTCATTGAAAGATTTTTTTGACTTTATTCGAAACGAGCAGGTGGATCAGGTCTGGATCGCGATGCCCTTCAATCGGATAAATCAGATTCGCAAGGTTTTATCTGGTCTGCAGCATTCAACGGTTGATATTCGATTGGTTTCAGATATGTTCGGTTTTCAGTTTATGAACCAGACGATCAATAATATTGCCGGATTGCCGGTTGTCGATTTGTCTGTAAGTCCTATGAGTGGCTTTAATTGGTTCCTAAAAGCTTTTGAAGATAGATTATTAGCATTGCTGATTCTTCTTACTGTAAGCCCTTTGATGCTACTTCTAGCTATAGGTGTCAAAATGACCTCGACTGGCCCGATAATCTATCGTCAGGAAAGGCTCAGCTGGAATGGCAAACCATTCAAAATGTATAAATTTCGTTCGATGCCTGTCGATGTTGAAGGCTGTTCAGGTGCTGTCTGGGCCAAAATGGGAGAATGTAGAGCAACTGCATTCGGTACTTTCCTTCGCAAAACCAGTTTGGATGAGCTGCCTCAGTTTTGGAATGTCTTAATGGGTGATATGTCTATCGTTGGTCCCCGCCCTGAACGGCCAGTTTTTGTAGAGAAATTTAAGCGGGAGATTCCAGGTTATATGCAGAAGCACCTCGTGAAAGCCGGTATTACTGGGTGGGCACAGGTGAACGGGTGGAGAGGTGATACAGATTTGAATAAGCGGATAGAATACGACCTGTTTTACATTAATAACTGGTCTTTATTTCTTGACTTGAAAATCATATGGTTGACTTTATTTAAAGGTTTTATGAATAAGAACGCCTATTAG
- a CDS encoding alpha-1,2-fucosyltransferase — translation MIILQLNGGLGNQLFQYAAALAASKKYHRPILIETSMLQTDSLRNLEIDKLSIPGLAAYKHDNSLFECILKFKVLKKVMFYFSRIFHLKFVYVEHSFNYDPNFFRAIKETKTIFLFGYFQSYRYFTRIRRELRASFLPNKISDISKPLQKEIQESMSVSLHVRRGDYVSSKETNDFHGVCSLEYYDAAISYIQNNVLNPTIYVFSDDLDWVQNNMQIPCSHVFVDHAFSNNHFDDFSLMMACKHNIIANSSFSWWAAWLNDYPEKIVICPDKWFASKKIVTTDLIPEKWVSI, via the coding sequence ATGATAATTTTACAATTGAACGGTGGGTTGGGTAATCAATTGTTTCAATACGCAGCTGCTTTAGCTGCATCTAAGAAATATCATAGGCCAATACTCATAGAAACATCCATGTTGCAAACGGATAGCTTGCGAAATCTTGAAATTGATAAATTAAGTATCCCTGGATTGGCAGCTTACAAGCATGATAACTCGCTTTTTGAATGCATCTTAAAGTTTAAAGTGCTGAAGAAAGTGATGTTTTATTTTTCAAGAATATTCCATCTTAAATTTGTTTATGTGGAGCATTCATTTAATTACGATCCGAATTTTTTTAGAGCCATAAAAGAGACTAAAACCATATTTCTTTTCGGCTACTTTCAAAGTTATCGCTATTTCACTAGGATCAGGCGAGAACTTAGGGCTTCGTTTTTGCCTAATAAAATTTCTGACATTTCGAAGCCTCTGCAAAAAGAGATACAGGAGAGCATGTCAGTTTCATTGCATGTTCGACGTGGCGACTACGTTTCGTCGAAAGAAACTAATGATTTTCATGGTGTCTGCTCTTTAGAATATTACGATGCAGCAATTAGTTATATTCAGAATAATGTCTTAAACCCAACTATCTATGTGTTTTCGGATGATTTGGATTGGGTCCAAAATAATATGCAGATACCATGCTCGCACGTTTTTGTCGATCATGCTTTTTCAAATAATCATTTTGATGATTTTTCACTAATGATGGCTTGCAAACATAACATAATTGCTAACAGTAGCTTTAGTTGGTGGGCCGCTTGGTTGAACGATTACCCTGAAAAAATTGTGATTTGCCCGGATAAGTGGTTTGCTTCCAAAAAAATAGTAACAACTGATCTTATTCCTGAAAAATGGGTTAGTATTTGA
- a CDS encoding FkbM family methyltransferase — protein MIKPNTIKKYIKPIVELSPMAATSYRYFRDLSLLAKDSRITPFGFKFTGNEMMINGQFEPDETALIRSLFSEARLFINIGANIGYYCCMARKFNVPVVAFEPIYMNVQLLLKNIKDNNYEDEFVLFPIALSDKRGIVEIYGAGTGASIVQGWAGNSKASPQLAPSSTIDAILTNKFELDNALILIDVEGAEYFVLKGAEELLNSRSRPIWIIEIAIDEHQPGGASINKYLMKTFEILWSSGYESWTVCSEPKKVTRAMIENIINSGVNNLSTHNFLFKSAENQCVINDIKQSI, from the coding sequence ATGATAAAACCAAATACTATCAAAAAATACATAAAGCCAATTGTTGAGCTTAGCCCAATGGCGGCAACTAGTTATCGGTATTTTAGGGATTTAAGTCTTTTAGCAAAAGATTCTAGAATTACACCCTTTGGGTTTAAGTTCACTGGCAACGAAATGATGATAAACGGTCAGTTTGAGCCAGATGAAACCGCTCTTATAAGATCGCTGTTTTCTGAAGCAAGATTGTTCATAAATATTGGGGCGAACATAGGATATTACTGTTGTATGGCTCGAAAATTCAATGTCCCTGTCGTCGCATTCGAACCCATATATATGAATGTACAGCTCTTGTTAAAAAATATAAAAGACAACAATTATGAAGATGAATTTGTATTGTTTCCGATAGCTCTAAGCGATAAAAGAGGAATAGTCGAAATTTATGGGGCTGGTACAGGAGCCTCAATTGTACAAGGGTGGGCAGGTAATTCAAAAGCATCTCCCCAGCTCGCTCCAAGTTCTACTATTGACGCTATCCTTACAAATAAGTTTGAGTTAGATAATGCGCTGATATTAATAGACGTAGAGGGTGCAGAATATTTTGTTCTGAAGGGAGCTGAAGAATTGCTAAACTCGAGAAGCAGGCCAATTTGGATAATAGAGATAGCTATTGATGAACATCAGCCAGGAGGCGCTTCTATAAATAAATATCTTATGAAAACATTTGAGATATTGTGGTCTTCAGGGTACGAAAGTTGGACCGTTTGTAGTGAACCGAAAAAAGTAACAAGAGCCATGATTGAAAATATCATAAATTCTGGCGTCAATAATCTTTCTACTCATAATTTTCTTTTTAAGTCGGCTGAAAATCAATGTGTAATTAATGACATAAAACAATCTATTTGA
- a CDS encoding aminotransferase class I/II-fold pyridoxal phosphate-dependent enzyme: MSIDQASAQDLQAQLADLEKQYNAFEAANLSLDLTRGKPNSAQLDLSNSMDGILNSAYVTRAGEDCRNYGGLDGLAEAKELFSKVLGVSPQETLIGGNASLTLMFQTLAFAHLFGVRGADSAWIKEGVVKFLCPVPGYDRHFSVCEELGIEMIPVAMTDQGPDMDQVEALVKADSAIKGIWCVPRFSNPTGIVYSDDVVDRIAQLGKIAGAHFRVMWDNAYAVHALHREAPELANIMDAARRYGTEDSVIIFGSTSKITFAGAGLAFMGTSEENLKYFKKHLGMVTIGPDKVNQLRHVKFFGDFDGLMTHMDKHAELLKPRFDAVLQHLEDGLKGSDMGGWTVPEGGYFISFDCLPGLAKEIIALAAAVGVKLTPAGATFPYGLDPEDKNIRLAPSFPALSDINKTMEVFVVCVKLASIRLKLQAE; this comes from the coding sequence TTGTCTATCGACCAAGCGTCTGCTCAGGATTTGCAAGCCCAGCTGGCTGATCTGGAAAAACAGTATAATGCGTTTGAAGCGGCTAACCTGAGCCTGGATTTGACCCGTGGGAAACCCAATTCCGCGCAACTGGATTTGTCGAATTCTATGGATGGCATTTTGAATAGTGCCTATGTGACCCGGGCCGGTGAAGATTGCCGGAATTACGGTGGTCTGGACGGGCTTGCGGAAGCCAAAGAGTTGTTTTCCAAAGTGTTAGGGGTGAGCCCCCAGGAAACATTGATTGGTGGTAATGCCAGTCTGACGTTGATGTTCCAGACCCTCGCATTTGCGCATTTGTTCGGAGTGCGTGGTGCTGACAGTGCCTGGATTAAAGAGGGTGTCGTGAAGTTCTTGTGCCCCGTGCCTGGCTATGATCGTCATTTTAGTGTGTGTGAAGAGCTGGGGATTGAGATGATTCCGGTGGCCATGACTGATCAGGGCCCCGACATGGATCAGGTGGAAGCACTGGTGAAAGCCGACAGTGCAATCAAGGGCATCTGGTGCGTGCCCCGATTTTCCAATCCAACCGGCATTGTGTATAGCGATGACGTGGTCGATCGGATAGCGCAATTAGGCAAGATCGCGGGTGCCCATTTCCGAGTTATGTGGGACAACGCCTATGCTGTCCATGCTTTGCACCGGGAAGCACCCGAATTGGCCAATATAATGGATGCCGCGCGCCGTTATGGCACCGAAGATTCCGTTATCATCTTTGGCTCCACTTCAAAAATCACGTTCGCCGGTGCCGGTCTGGCTTTTATGGGTACTTCGGAAGAAAACCTGAAGTACTTTAAAAAGCACCTCGGAATGGTGACGATTGGACCTGATAAGGTGAATCAACTACGTCACGTGAAGTTCTTCGGGGATTTTGACGGTTTAATGACGCATATGGATAAACATGCCGAATTACTGAAGCCCCGCTTTGACGCGGTTTTGCAGCATCTTGAGGACGGCCTGAAGGGGTCGGACATGGGTGGCTGGACTGTGCCGGAAGGCGGATATTTCATATCGTTCGATTGCTTGCCCGGTTTGGCCAAAGAAATCATTGCCTTGGCCGCTGCTGTTGGGGTGAAGTTAACGCCTGCGGGTGCAACATTTCCCTATGGGCTTGATCCGGAAGACAAGAATATTCGGCTCGCACCCAGCTTTCCTGCTTTGTCCGATATCAATAAAACCATGGAAGTGTTCGTGGTGTGCGTGAAACTCGCGTCAATCAGGTTGAAACTGCAAGCTGAATAG